CCACGATCAGGTTGACCTGTTCCAGTTTTTTGTTGAGTTCCTGGCAGGCCTGCAGGGCGGCCATCCTCATGTTAAGGGCGTGCAGCAGGGACTTCCGCTCTATCTCGGCCAGTCCGGAGATCCGGGCCAGCGGAGAGAATTCGTCCACCGAGACCGCGTCCACGATGAAGGCCTGGGCGCCTGACTGGTCGGCGACCTCCTTGGCGATGAAAGCCCCCACGTTGGAGATGTGCTCGCCGCGTTTGGCTTCGCGCAGGTCGTTGAGCATGGCGTCATTGATGACATAAGTGCCGGAGGAAATGGGCTTAAGCAGTCCTCCCCGGTCCACCACAGCTGCCAGTGTTTTAAGTTCGATCTTATTACGGGATAGAAAGTCCAGTATCACGGTTTTGCGCATGGGGTACTGGTCCACTATCCTGGCGTATTTCTCGATCTCGGCCTTGTTGTGGTCTATGGACTCGGAGACCAGCGGCTTCGCTCCTTTATAGACCGCCACCTTGGTGGAGGTGGATCCGGGATTTAGCACCAGGATCAAAGGCTCTTTGGCAGTTCTCTTTTGGGCCGCCTTTACCCCCTTTACAACCTTTCTGACCTTTATACCTTTAGAAGCCTTCTTGGCCTTGGCCGGGCCTTTGGTTTTCTTCTTGACTGCTGGCTTGGTGCTCTTTTTTATGACGGTCTTCTTGACTATTTTATTTTTTGCGGCTTTTTTGGCTTTGGCCATTTTACTTACCCTTTAAAAATATTAACCCTTTGTGTCTTTGTGTCTTTGTGGCAAATAGTATCCAGCCTGCCGGGACGCTCAGCTGACCAGTTTCTTGAACTCCGCGCTCTCCCACAAAGCCTGCAGTTCCTCATCGCTCTTGGCTGCTTCCTTGAGATCGTCGTCGGCCTCAATCGCCCTGGCGATGGAACTCAGCGCCTCCTTGGCCTGGTTCTTAAGCAGATGTACCTTGGCCTTCTCCAGCGAGACCTCGCCGTCGTCGGAATACAATTCCAAAGCCTTGGCCATGGCCGCCAGTGACTCGTCGTACCGACCCATGATCTTGTAGGTCAGGCCCTTGCTGAACCAGGCGTCGTTGTTGTCCGGCTTGATCTTGATGGCCTGGTCGAAATCGGCCAAAGCCTCGTCGTAGCGGCCCAGGTCGCGCAGGGCCAGCCCCCGGTTGTACCAGGCCTCCATGAAATCCGGGGCCAGTTTGATGGACTGGTCCAGGGCCTGCAGTGCCTCCTCGTCCCGGTCCAGCACCCCCAGCACGATGCCCTTGTTGCACCAGGCCTTCGCGTAATCGGCCTTTATCAGGATGGCGTTGTCATAGGCCTGGATAGCATCCTCGAACTGGTCGGTCCGGCTCAGTATCCGGCCCCGGTAGAACCAGGCATCGGCGTTGTTGGGATCGGCCTCCAGCGCCTGGTTGTAGTTGTTGAGGGCCTGGTCCAGGTGGCCGTGCTTTTCCAGCTTTAGCCCCTGATCTACAAAATCTTCGACCATACTATGCTCCTAAATATGGACTGTTGACTAAACTATTATTTAGCGGAACCATCATTGAGAAATTTACCCCGTGAAATCATGTTAATCCTGTCTTCCCCGGTAAAAGTATGATAATCTATTCCCATTCGATGGTGGCCGGCGGTTTGTTGGAGATGTCATACACCACCCGGTTGATACCTTTGACCTCGTTGACTATCCGGCTGGAGACCCTGGCCAAAAGGTCTTCCGGCAGACGGGTCCAATCGGCGGTCATGAAGTCGGTGGTGTTGACGGCCCTCAAGGCCAGCACATTCTGGTAGGTCCGCTCGTCGCCCATCACCCCCACCGCCTTCACCGGCAGCAGCACCGCAAAAGCCTGCGAGGTCCTGGGGTACCATCCAGAGGCCCGAAGCTCGTCGATGAATATTTTGTCGGCGGCCCTTAGGACGTCGCACCTTTCCCTGGTCACTTCGCCCAAAACCCTCACCGCCAGGCCCGGACCGGGGAAGGGATGTCGCATCACCATTTCCTTGGGCAGGCCCAGCGACAGGCCCAGCTGCCGGACCTCGTCCTTGAACAGCTCCCTTAAAGGCTCCACCAGCTGAAGCTTCCGCATGTTCTGGGGAAGCCCGCCCACGTTGTGGTGGCTTTTGATGGTGGCCGACGGCCCCTTGAAGGAAACGGATTCGATGACGTCGGGATAGATGGTGCCCTGGGCCAGGAATCCCACCCCGCCTATCTTTTTGGCGGCTCCGGCAAAGACCTCGATGAACTCCTTGCCTATGATCTTCCGCTTCCGTTCGGGATCGTCCACCCCTTTGAGTTTTTTATAGAACCTGGCCGCGGCGTCCACCGTCACCAGGGGGATCTTGAACTGCTTTTTAAAGACCCGCTCCACCTCGGCCCGCTCGTTCAGCCTTAACAGGCCGTTGTCCACGAAGATGCAGTGCAGCTGCTTTCCCACCGCCCGGGAGATCAGCACCGCCGCCACCGAGGAATCCACCCCGCCGGAAAGGCCCAGCACTATCCTGGATTTACCGGCTTTGCGCCTGATGTCACTGACCGACTGTTCTATGATGGAATCCATGGTCCAGTCGCCCTGACAGCGGCAGATCTGGAACAGGAAGTTGGAGATGATCTTTTGTCCCTGAACTGTATGGTTGACCTCGGGATGGAACTGGAGGCCGTAAATGTTCCGTTTGACGTCTGCCATGGCCGCTATCCGGCAGTTGGCGGTGGAGGCCAAGGCCACGAAGCCTTTAGGAGGAGTCTGAACGCTGTCTCCGTGGCTCATCCAGACCTGGCTCTGGGACGGGACTCCCTGAAACAATTCTGAATTCTGAATTCTGAATTCTGAATTCAGGCGCAGCGTCGCCTGCCCGTACTCCCGCTCCCGGCTGCGGTGGATCTTGCCGCCCAACAGCAATGATGTCAGCTGCATGCCGTAACAGATGCCCAGGATGGGAATGCCGGAGTCGAATATCTCCGGGGCGATCCGGGGGGCGTTCTTATCGTAGACGCTGAACGGCCCGCCCGAAAGGATCAGCCCCCTGGGATCTCCCTCCATGATCTTCTTTTTTCCGGCAGTGCAGGGGATGATCTGGCAATAGACCTTCTGCTCCCTTACCTTGCGGGCGATCAGCTGGGTGTACTGCGATCCGAAATCTATGATGTTTATTCTGTCCAAAATATCACGCCTGTTTATTCTGTTCTTGTTCTTTTATTTTCTTCAGGACCCCGGGCAGGGCCGACTGGGCGGTCTGGGCCAGCTCGGCGTCCTTGTCCTTGGCTATTTTCATCAATACCGAGGCTGCGGTCTTGGTTCCCAACGCTCCCAGTGATATTATGATCTGTTTTTTGACATCGGACGGCTCGCCCCGGCCCAGCAGATCCCTCTTGTAATAAAGCTCTGTCAGCGCGTCCACCGAAGCCTCGGTGCCGGCCTTGCCGGCGAACTCGATGGCCTGTTTTTTTACGTCAAGGTCCTTGTCCCCCATGGCCCGGATCAGCCAGGCTTCGGAATTCTGGCCGCCCAGTTTGAAGAGGGCCTTGAGGGCTTCCAGCCGGATCCGGGCATCCTTATCCTCCAGCACCGCCCCCAGCGGGCTCAGGGAATTCTCCCCGCCCATCAAAGAAAGCAGCACGCACATGTTCCGCCGCACGAACCAGCGGTCGTCCGACAGGGCCTTTACGGCCATCTCCTCCACCCCGGCCCCGATCTTGTTGAGCACGTACATGCACTTGAAACGCATGTTGCTGTCCTCGCTTTCCTTGACCGTCTCCAGCAGATAGGGCAGGGCCTTGTCCTTGATCTGGGCCAGGGCCTCGGCCGCCGGTTCCAGGATCGGGTCCTTGAGCAGGCCCAGGATCAGGGAGCGGATGGAGGAATCGTCTCCGATCAGGCTCAGTATCTTTATCATGTCCCTGGCTACCGGCTTGTCGGCCATCAAAAGCATTATGTCCGAAATGTCCTTGCTGATGCGGGTGACCAGGGCCAGGCGCTGTTTGCTTTTTAGATCTTCGGCTATCTGCTGGATGGTCTCGGTCACCGACTGGTAAAGTCCGGAGTCGCTTTCCTGCCGCAGCCGGAAACAGACCTGATCTATCAGGAGTTCCATCAGATCAAAGCGCTCGGTGGCCAGCAGGTCGTCCTTGATGGTCAGAATGGATGCCAGGGCCTTTTTCCTGGCCTGGGGGTCGCCGTCGGATAATATTTTTAGAAATCCTTCCAGAGCCGGCTTGCAGTTATCATCTCTTCGGATTATCCAGCGCAATGTCTTGACCGCCGGTTCATCGGCCATTTCGGAAGCGGGGCGGGAGCCCAGATCGGCCAGGTATTTTTCCAGCACCGGCTGGGTCGAATCCAGCCGGCCAAATACAAAGGCACAGTCCTCCTGGCTCAGCCCGTAATACTGCAGCTTGGCCTGGACCAGGGGCAGCAATGACTGCTTGCGCTCGGCTTCCACCGGAATGGACGAGATCATGGAGCGCAGTCGTTCGGACAGCACCACTATGTCGTTCTTTGTTTCCAGGGCCAGTATCTCGGCCTTGTTGACGATCAGTTTGCCCAGTTCCTCATTGCTGTACCGGGTCAACAGTTCCCGCACCACGTCGGACCATTCCGGGTTGTCCAGTTTTACCTGGGCCACCATCTGGTTGCTTTTCTGGTCCATGCTGCCGATCACGTTGGCCATCATCGAGGCGTATTCCCCGCCGCCCTGGGTCTTGGCCATCAGGGCCAGCCGGTCCAGATCGCTCACTAATTTTTCCTGGCCTTCCGGAGTATCGGCCATGGCCAAAGCGCCCTTCAACAGCATCTCGGTCACCATTTTGGGATCGCTTTTGAGCATGGCTATCACCTGGTCCGGCAGCATGCTTTCCAGGGCGGCCCCGCCGCCGGAGCTTCCGCCGGTCCCGGAACCGCCGCCGTAGGAAATGCCTGAGGCCACGATGTTGGAAATGCCCCGCAGGGCCAGGGCCGCCGCCAGCCCCCCCTTGGCCTTGACCTGCTCCACGTCCATGGACATGGTCTCAAAGAAGCCCTGGATCTGATCGCGGTCTATGCCCTGCTTGAAAGTCAGCTGGCCCACACTGCGCTTGCCCAACTCGGAGATGAAATTGGCAAACACCTCCTTGCGGGAATCGGGAACCGGATTGTCGTTCATCAGCAGGATGTTGCCGGCCAGGCTGAAGCTCAAATGGCTTTCGGACCCCATCGCGTCCTTGATCAGACTGAGGCTGGCCTCAAAAAGTTTTTGGGAGGTGGGATGGCTGGCCGGATAGACCTTGAGATTGCGCAGGGCTCCGGTCAGCTGGCCCACCAGCCTGGTCATCAGCATCGGTGATATGTTGGCCATGATTTTATCTCTATCCCTCTTTTTTAATAATGAACCCAGGAAATCCAGGAAACATTATAA
This genomic window from bacterium contains:
- the guaA gene encoding glutamine-hydrolyzing GMP synthase is translated as MDRINIIDFGSQYTQLIARKVREQKVYCQIIPCTAGKKKIMEGDPRGLILSGGPFSVYDKNAPRIAPEIFDSGIPILGICYGMQLTSLLLGGKIHRSREREYGQATLRLNSEFRIQNSELFQGVPSQSQVWMSHGDSVQTPPKGFVALASTANCRIAAMADVKRNIYGLQFHPEVNHTVQGQKIISNFLFQICRCQGDWTMDSIIEQSVSDIRRKAGKSRIVLGLSGGVDSSVAAVLISRAVGKQLHCIFVDNGLLRLNERAEVERVFKKQFKIPLVTVDAAARFYKKLKGVDDPERKRKIIGKEFIEVFAGAAKKIGGVGFLAQGTIYPDVIESVSFKGPSATIKSHHNVGGLPQNMRKLQLVEPLRELFKDEVRQLGLSLGLPKEMVMRHPFPGPGLAVRVLGEVTRERCDVLRAADKIFIDELRASGWYPRTSQAFAVLLPVKAVGVMGDERTYQNVLALRAVNTTDFMTADWTRLPEDLLARVSSRIVNEVKGINRVVYDISNKPPATIEWE
- the buk gene encoding butyrate kinase, producing the protein MAKAKKAAKNKIVKKTVIKKSTKPAVKKKTKGPAKAKKASKGIKVRKVVKGVKAAQKRTAKEPLILVLNPGSTSTKVAVYKGAKPLVSESIDHNKAEIEKYARIVDQYPMRKTVILDFLSRNKIELKTLAAVVDRGGLLKPISSGTYVINDAMLNDLREAKRGEHISNVGAFIAKEVADQSGAQAFIVDAVSVDEFSPLARISGLAEIERKSLLHALNMRMAALQACQELNKKLEQVNLIVAHLGGGISISPVDHGKFVDVNNANEGGPFSPERAGGVPTGALVKMCFSGKYTADEIKKKLTRSGGLSAYTDTNRANEVKDRVLKGDKQAEEIFRAMAYQIAKEIGACATVLKGKVDAIVVTGGVAHNKIFTDWIKERTAFITPKYFVYPGEDEMPALAAGAFRGLKGEEKAREY
- a CDS encoding HEAT repeat domain-containing protein, whose protein sequence is MANISPMLMTRLVGQLTGALRNLKVYPASHPTSQKLFEASLSLIKDAMGSESHLSFSLAGNILLMNDNPVPDSRKEVFANFISELGKRSVGQLTFKQGIDRDQIQGFFETMSMDVEQVKAKGGLAAALALRGISNIVASGISYGGGSGTGGSSGGGAALESMLPDQVIAMLKSDPKMVTEMLLKGALAMADTPEGQEKLVSDLDRLALMAKTQGGGEYASMMANVIGSMDQKSNQMVAQVKLDNPEWSDVVRELLTRYSNEELGKLIVNKAEILALETKNDIVVLSERLRSMISSIPVEAERKQSLLPLVQAKLQYYGLSQEDCAFVFGRLDSTQPVLEKYLADLGSRPASEMADEPAVKTLRWIIRRDDNCKPALEGFLKILSDGDPQARKKALASILTIKDDLLATERFDLMELLIDQVCFRLRQESDSGLYQSVTETIQQIAEDLKSKQRLALVTRISKDISDIMLLMADKPVARDMIKILSLIGDDSSIRSLILGLLKDPILEPAAEALAQIKDKALPYLLETVKESEDSNMRFKCMYVLNKIGAGVEEMAVKALSDDRWFVRRNMCVLLSLMGGENSLSPLGAVLEDKDARIRLEALKALFKLGGQNSEAWLIRAMGDKDLDVKKQAIEFAGKAGTEASVDALTELYYKRDLLGRGEPSDVKKQIIISLGALGTKTAASVLMKIAKDKDAELAQTAQSALPGVLKKIKEQEQNKQA
- a CDS encoding tetratricopeptide repeat protein; protein product: MVEDFVDQGLKLEKHGHLDQALNNYNQALEADPNNADAWFYRGRILSRTDQFEDAIQAYDNAILIKADYAKAWCNKGIVLGVLDRDEEALQALDQSIKLAPDFMEAWYNRGLALRDLGRYDEALADFDQAIKIKPDNNDAWFSKGLTYKIMGRYDESLAAMAKALELYSDDGEVSLEKAKVHLLKNQAKEALSSIARAIEADDDLKEAAKSDEELQALWESAEFKKLVS